One Paenibacillus crassostreae DNA segment encodes these proteins:
- a CDS encoding heavy metal translocating P-type ATPase: protein MDLSSNVEEKKDQMQITGMTCSACATRIEKGLARMEGVTKANVNLALEQASVSYDPKQLDVTKIEQKIRDLGYGVVKESMDFEITGMTCAACATRIEKGLNRMQGITQANVNLALETAHVEYSPGNVTIKDITQKVEQLGYKAMPKSEAKDTALLRKHEINRKKWMWIISGLLSLPLLWAMVSHFSFTSSIPVPELFMNPWFQLILATPVQFIIGGQFYIGAYKALRNGSANMDVLVALGTSAAYFYSLYLTIQSLSMNGMDHTVEMYYETSSVLITLILVGKWFEALAKGRSSEAIKSLMGLQAKTALVVRNGEEMNIPLEEVVVGDVIIVKPGDKVPVDGQVIAGVSSVDESMLTGESIPIEKQIGDTVIGATLNKNGVLHMKATKIGKETTLAQIIQVVEAAQGSKAPIQRIADVISGIFVPVVVGIAVITFCVWYLVVEQGQFGSALEKAIAVLVIACPCALGLATPTSIMAGSGRAAEFGILFKGGEYLESTQGVEVVVFDKTGTVTNGKPVLTDVIPNAPLTESSLLRMTAAVEKHSEHPLADAIVTEAIERSKGLPLPIAKEFANMPGYGVTAWVEGRKMLVGTRRLMSEHGVTLGSAHEDMNKLEAMGKTAMLIAVDGKYAGMIAVADTIKETSKEAVNRLKEMGIDVIMITGDNKRTAAAIATQAGISNVLAEILPEGKAEEVRKLQHAGKVVAMVGDGINDAPALATADIGMAVGTGTDVAMEAADITLMRGDLNAVADAIVMSRRTMRNIKQNLFWALGYNVIGIPIAALGLLAPWVAGAAMAFSSVSVVLNALRLQRVKL from the coding sequence ATGGATTTATCCAGTAATGTCGAAGAAAAAAAAGACCAGATGCAAATCACGGGTATGACTTGTTCTGCATGTGCGACACGGATCGAAAAAGGCTTAGCCCGCATGGAAGGTGTAACGAAAGCGAATGTAAATCTGGCTTTAGAACAAGCTTCGGTGAGTTATGATCCTAAGCAGTTAGATGTGACTAAGATTGAACAGAAAATAAGAGATCTCGGTTATGGAGTCGTTAAGGAATCAATGGACTTTGAGATCACCGGAATGACATGTGCAGCATGTGCTACTCGGATCGAAAAAGGCCTTAATCGTATGCAAGGCATTACCCAAGCGAATGTGAATCTGGCACTAGAGACCGCACATGTCGAATATTCCCCAGGGAATGTAACAATCAAAGATATTACTCAAAAGGTAGAACAACTTGGATATAAAGCGATGCCGAAAAGTGAGGCGAAAGATACAGCCCTCTTACGTAAACACGAAATCAATCGAAAGAAATGGATGTGGATCATTTCGGGATTATTGTCGCTACCACTGTTATGGGCGATGGTTAGTCATTTCTCATTTACGTCATCGATTCCCGTTCCCGAGTTGTTTATGAATCCTTGGTTTCAACTTATCTTAGCGACACCTGTACAGTTTATTATAGGAGGCCAATTCTATATAGGAGCCTATAAGGCATTACGAAATGGTAGTGCAAATATGGATGTATTGGTGGCATTGGGCACTTCTGCAGCCTATTTCTACAGCCTATATCTAACGATTCAATCGTTAAGTATGAATGGGATGGATCATACCGTTGAGATGTATTACGAGACAAGTAGCGTCCTTATCACATTGATTCTAGTAGGGAAATGGTTCGAAGCCCTAGCAAAAGGTCGTTCATCCGAAGCTATTAAGAGTTTAATGGGGCTTCAAGCAAAGACGGCACTTGTTGTGCGTAATGGCGAAGAGATGAACATTCCTCTAGAAGAAGTTGTAGTTGGAGACGTTATCATTGTTAAACCTGGAGATAAGGTACCAGTAGATGGGCAGGTAATTGCAGGGGTGTCCTCTGTGGATGAGTCGATGCTGACGGGTGAGAGTATTCCCATAGAGAAACAGATTGGTGATACAGTGATTGGTGCAACATTGAATAAGAATGGCGTTCTTCACATGAAGGCAACAAAGATAGGAAAAGAAACGACATTAGCACAGATTATCCAAGTTGTAGAAGCGGCACAAGGTTCCAAGGCTCCTATCCAACGGATTGCGGATGTGATCTCAGGTATCTTTGTTCCGGTAGTGGTAGGTATCGCAGTAATCACCTTCTGTGTATGGTATTTAGTTGTCGAGCAGGGTCAATTCGGTAGTGCTTTAGAAAAAGCCATTGCGGTACTCGTTATTGCTTGTCCTTGTGCGCTAGGATTAGCAACGCCTACATCTATCATGGCGGGTTCGGGACGTGCAGCCGAATTTGGAATTCTGTTCAAGGGTGGCGAATATCTGGAATCAACTCAGGGAGTCGAGGTTGTCGTATTCGATAAGACAGGTACAGTTACCAATGGTAAGCCTGTATTAACGGATGTTATACCGAATGCACCTTTGACGGAGAGTTCGTTATTACGGATGACTGCTGCCGTTGAGAAGCATTCTGAGCATCCGTTGGCAGATGCGATTGTGACTGAAGCGATTGAACGAAGTAAAGGGTTACCCTTACCGATTGCGAAGGAATTTGCGAATATGCCAGGCTATGGGGTTACAGCGTGGGTAGAGGGTAGGAAGATGTTGGTCGGTACACGTAGGTTGATGTCTGAGCATGGCGTGACTCTCGGATCTGCCCATGAGGATATGAATAAGCTGGAAGCAATGGGAAAGACAGCAATGCTTATAGCTGTAGATGGTAAGTATGCGGGAATGATTGCTGTAGCAGATACGATAAAAGAAACTTCGAAAGAAGCAGTGAATCGGTTAAAGGAAATGGGCATCGACGTCATCATGATTACGGGTGACAATAAACGTACGGCTGCAGCCATTGCCACACAGGCGGGAATCTCGAACGTGTTGGCTGAGATATTGCCGGAAGGTAAAGCTGAGGAAGTGAGGAAGCTACAGCATGCTGGTAAAGTCGTTGCTATGGTCGGAGATGGCATAAATGACGCACCCGCGCTAGCAACTGCTGATATTGGTATGGCTGTCGGGACAGGGACAGATGTGGCGATGGAAGCAGCGGATATCACTTTAATGCGTGGCGATCTAAATGCGGTAGCAGATGCCATTGTGATGAGTCGAAGAACGATGCGCAATATTAAGCAGAATTTATTCTGGGCGCTTGGTTATAATGTGATTGGTATTCCGATAGCAGCCTTAGGATTGTTAGCTCCATGGGTTGCAGGTGCTGCGATGGCATTCAGTTCTGTATCTGTCGTACTTAATGCACTCCGATTACAACGTGTAAAATTATAA
- a CDS encoding copper ion binding protein encodes MKQVTLNVEGMSCNHCLNAVEGAVKSVGATGKVDLSLKKVDIEFDENKVSLDHIKKAIVDQGYDVV; translated from the coding sequence ATGAAACAAGTAACATTGAACGTAGAGGGTATGTCATGTAATCATTGCTTGAATGCTGTGGAAGGTGCTGTTAAGAGTGTGGGTGCAACAGGAAAGGTAGATTTATCACTCAAGAAAGTAGACATAGAATTTGATGAGAATAAGGTTAGTTTAGATCATATTAAGAAAGCCATTGTTGATCAAGGATACGATGTGGTGTAG